GGCCCGCGAGTTCTTCGATTTCTACCGCTCGCAGCAGCAGGAGTTCCCTCCCGATTGCCGTGACGCAGAGTACGAAAAGCGCCTGCGCGCTGCCTACCCGATCCACCCCGAGGTGTTCGATCGTCTGTACTCGGACTGGTCGACGCTCGTGAAGTTCCAGCGCACCCGCGGCGTGCTGCGGCTCATGGCCGCCGTGATCCACAGCCTGTGGGAGAAGGGCGATCGCAACCCGTTGATCCTGCCGTCGAACATCCCGATCGACGACCCGCGCGTGCAGTTCGAGCTGACGCGCTACCTCTCGGATAACTGGGTGCCCGTCATCGAGAAGGATGTCGATGGCCCGAGCTCGTTGCCGCTGCGGCTGGACGGCGAGGTTCCGAACCTCGGTAAGTTCGCGGCCTGCCGGCGTGTCGCGCGGACGATCTATCTCGGCTCGGCGCCGACGCCCACCGCCGCCAACCGTGGTCTCGAGGATCGACGCGTGCGGCTCGGGTGCGTGATGCCGGGCGAGTCGCCTGCGGTCTTCGGAGACGCCCTGCGTCGACTCGCCGCCGCAGCCACGTATCTCTATCAGGATGGCCCTCGCTACTGGTACTCGACGCAGCCGACGGTCACCAAGCTCGCCGAGGACCGCGCCGAGCAGCTCAGGCGCGACCCGGACAAGATCGTGCAAGAGCTCGAGAAGCGCTTGCGTGCGGACCTGCGCAAGGCAGGAGACTTCAGCCGGGTGCATCCGCTGCCCCGCTCGGGGCAGGACGTGCCCGACGACCTCGACGCACGCCTCGTCGTGCTCGGCGTGGACCACCCCTACAGCAAGGACGCGGACAGTCCCGCGGAGACGGAGGCAAAGGCCATCCTCGCCACGCGCGGCAGCGCTCCGCGGCTCTACGCCAACACGCTCGTGTTCCTTGCCGTGGACAAGACCCGCCTCCAGGATCTGGACGAGGCGGTGCGCCGCTACATCGCCTGGGAGTCGATCGTGGACGAGAAGGACACGCTGGATCTCTCGCCGCACCAGGTGAAGCAGGCTGAGACGCAGCAGAAGACCGCGGACAGCGTCGTCGACGCCAGGCTGCCCGAGGCGTACCAGTGGCTTCTGGTTCCCACGCAGCAGAGCCCCCAAGCCACCGTCTCCTGGCAGGCATTCCGGCTCTCGGGTCAGGACGCCCTGGCGGTGCGCGCCAGCAAGAAGCTCAAGAACGACGAGCTCTTGATCACGAGCTTTGCGGCGTCGCGGCTGCGCATGGAGCTCGACCGCGTCCCGCTGTGGCGTGGGAACCACGTCGCGATCAAGCAGCTCGTCGACGACTTCCCTCGGTACGTGTACCTGCCCCGCCTGCAGGATTCATCCGTGCTGATCGAGGCGATCCGTAGCGGCGTTGGCCTGCTCACGTGGGAGACCGACTCCTTCGCCTTTGCCGACAGCCACGATGAAGCCGGACAGCGGTACCGCGGCCTGCAGTTCGGCCGCCACGTGCACGGGGTCGAAGCGGATTCGGCGAGCCTCCTGGTCAAGCCCGAAGCCGCACGCCAGCAAGTGGAGGTCGAGCGGGCTGCAGCCCCCGCGGGCTCCGGAGCAGCCGCGACGGAAGGCTTGGTGACTCGTTCGCCATCGACTCCGCCGGGGGAGACGGCACCCGATGAATCCGCTGCACCGCCGGTAGCGGCGCAACCCAGGCGGTTTCACGGCACCGTCACGCTCGATGCCACCCGGGTCGGTCGCGATGCCAGCCGGGTCGCGGACGAAGTGGTCACGCACCTCGCCGGTCTCGTCGGCGCCGAGGTGAAGGTCACGCTCGAGATCGAGGCGAACGTGCCGGCGGGCGTGCCCGAGAACGTCGTCCGCACGGTCACCGAGAACAGTCGAACCTTGAAGTTCACGACCCATGGCTTTGAGAAGGAGTAGCCATGTTCAACGTCAAGACTGCAGCTATCCCAACGGGCCCGCAGATCAACATCGGGAGCACATCGTTGGCCGTCTCTCGGACAGCCGAGCCCCGGCCAATTCTCAAAGTCCGGAGGCCGTACACATGCAGATGATCGCCTTTCGCGTCCAGATGTACCGCTGCGTCCTCGACTCCGGATGGATCGACTTATCCCCGCTGACCGTCGTGGTCGGCAAGAACGAGGCCGGGAAGACGACCCTCCTGCGTGCGCTTCACGTTCCGGCCAGAGCCGTACACGATGGACAACGAGTGGCCACGCGGACACCGCAAGGAGCGCAGCGACAACCAGGTCGTGTGCAGCGCCAAGTTCCAGCTCAGCGACGAAGAGAAGGCGATGCTTGCCGAGATTACGGACCAGAATATCGACTCATTGTCCGAGATCGTCGTCACGAAAGACTACGCGGGTCGCTTCGAGGTGCAGTTTCCTTCTGACCTTTTCCCCGAGAAGC
This is a stretch of genomic DNA from Pseudomonadota bacterium. It encodes these proteins:
- a CDS encoding Swt1 family HEPN domain-containing protein — protein: MAITNHERVGKAMDLLKQGLAPFVERELTNVYKEKTRAQAALFVGDDRLLSDKPLAKWDAAALLKLMWGAWNDVFRRTLGPAERTLVRELQDVRNKWAHQQTFSSDDAYRALDSAGRLLTAVSAPETQEAEKLKMELLRVRFEEQMRTEKRKSAGTAIESQATENLRPWREVITPHKDVASGRYQQAEFAADLWQVHVGEGTDEYKNPAEFFRRTYLTESLTRLLAGAVLRLSGKGGDPVVQLQTNFGGGKTHSMLALYHLVSGSAAGELVGVDAVLSEAEAPKLPAASRVVLVGNKISPGNPVKKPGGTVVRTLWGELAWQLGGKKAYERVRADDEKATSPGDVLRELFKEYGPCLVLIDEWVAYARQLHDQSDLPAGSFETQFTFAQALTESAKLVGNCLLVVSLPASDTAGSPHAQADDVEVGGQRGREALDRLRNVIGRVESSWRPATAEEGFEIVRRRLFEPLVEKTQFVARDTVAREFFDFYRSQQQEFPPDCRDAEYEKRLRAAYPIHPEVFDRLYSDWSTLVKFQRTRGVLRLMAAVIHSLWEKGDRNPLILPSNIPIDDPRVQFELTRYLSDNWVPVIEKDVDGPSSLPLRLDGEVPNLGKFAACRRVARTIYLGSAPTPTAANRGLEDRRVRLGCVMPGESPAVFGDALRRLAAAATYLYQDGPRYWYSTQPTVTKLAEDRAEQLRRDPDKIVQELEKRLRADLRKAGDFSRVHPLPRSGQDVPDDLDARLVVLGVDHPYSKDADSPAETEAKAILATRGSAPRLYANTLVFLAVDKTRLQDLDEAVRRYIAWESIVDEKDTLDLSPHQVKQAETQQKTADSVVDARLPEAYQWLLVPTQQSPQATVSWQAFRLSGQDALAVRASKKLKNDELLITSFAASRLRMELDRVPLWRGNHVAIKQLVDDFPRYVYLPRLQDSSVLIEAIRSGVGLLTWETDSFAFADSHDEAGQRYRGLQFGRHVHGVEADSASLLVKPEAARQQVEVERAAAPAGSGAAATEGLVTRSPSTPPGETAPDESAAPPVAAQPRRFHGTVTLDATRVGRDASRVADEVVTHLAGLVGAEVKVTLEIEANVPAGVPENVVRTVTENSRTLKFTTHGFEKE